Proteins from a single region of Punica granatum isolate Tunisia-2019 chromosome 8, ASM765513v2, whole genome shotgun sequence:
- the LOC116187360 gene encoding transcription factor BEE 1, whose product MAHDYAPPSIGSDFHNLRTPPIPSFLEMDPSMDHFHFTDQLNNPTPTTTILDASSVILPSTLNFQNHPMIFPEFAGSLADTFPGIVFHPAGEQVPGLAPHTVPAMGNDQLCESRKRKAADASESSSGVSSHSPPASGLGAKRKTGSGRSKRMKNSEKVEEHQEEKRKEVVHVRARRGQATDSHSLAERVRRGKINERLRCLQDIVPGCYKTMGLAVMLDEIINYVQSLQNQVEFLSMKLTAASSFYDFNSESDAIDKMQRAMAGEAKELQRMAREGSNGSGHQSNNFHSTSSPWHP is encoded by the exons ATGGCTCATGACTACGCACCGCCATCGATAGGATCGGATTTCCATAACCTCCGAACACCACCGATTCCCAGTTTCCTGGAAATGGATCCAAGCATGGATCACTTTCACTTCACGGATCAGCTGAATAATCCTACACCAACAACCACTATCCTAGACGCATCATCAGTTATCCTCCCTTCAACCTTAAACTTCCAGAATCATCCCATGATTTTCCCTGAGTTTGCGGGAAGCTTGGCGGACACTTTTCCTGGAATAGTGTTCCACCCAGCCGGAGAGCAGGTTCCGGGGCTTGCTCCCCACACGGTGCCAGCGATGGGAAATGATCAGCTCTGCGAGTCGAGAAAGAGGAAGGCTGCTGATGCTTCCGAGAGCAGCTCCGGGGTCTCGTCCCATTCTCCACCTGCTTCTGGTTTGGGGGCTAAGCGGAAGACC GGCTCGGGAAGATCAAAGAGGATGAAGAACAGTGAGAAAGTagaagaacatcaagaagagaAACGAAAGGAAGTGGTCCATGTCAGAGCTCGAAGAGGACAAGCCACTGATAGCCACAGTTTAGCCGAAAGG GTGAGAAGAGGGAAAATCAATGAGAGGCTCAGATGCTTGCAAGACATTGTCCCAGGATGTTACAAG ACGATGGGGTTGGCAGTGATGCTGGATGAGATAATTAACTATGTGCAGTCCTTGCAGAATCAGGTTGAG TTCCTATCAATGAAGCTCACAGCAGCAAGTTCATTCTATGACTTCAACTCAGAGTCAGATGCTATTGACAAAATGCAG AGGGCAATGGCAGGGGAAGCAAAAGAGTTGCAGAGGATGGCTAGAGAAGGGAGCAATGGATCAGGACATCAATCTAATAACTTCCACTCAACATCATCACCATGGCACCCCTAA